Proteins from one Cydia fagiglandana chromosome 13, ilCydFagi1.1, whole genome shotgun sequence genomic window:
- the LOC134670290 gene encoding transmembrane protein 19, which translates to MNTNENTKSRLKNDHIVTVLVCAIAIPLSMSLWIINIIYTKYIAKNAGFDEPVVISPARWMAACFIPIMIAFYGYRKKSLNLSGAVLGFFVGFVLTLSNFCFLATLFTFFMSSSKATKFRPHLKRKIEEDFKEGGQRNWIQVLCNGGMATQLGILYLMDVGAAEKPIDFLNYYRASWLSMGILGVFSCCNGDTWASELGTVLAKSEPFLITSLKRVPPGTNGGVTIIGTLFSIIGGTVIGISQYLAILYFSDKASWENAPPQWPIILFGALAGFLGSLIDSLMGATLQYSGLDKDGKIVSHSSKTVKHISGRNILDNHSVNLITTVIMGLLMPTISKTLWPII; encoded by the exons ATGAATACGAATGAGAATACTAAATCGCGATTAAAAAATGATCACATCGTGACTGTACTAGTTTGTGCCATAGCAATACCTCTATCTATGTCTTTAtggataattaatataatatatactaaATACATAGCTAAGAATGCAGGATTTGATG AGCCTGTGGTAATATCACCTGCTCGCTGGATGGCAGCATGTTTCATTCCCATTATGATAGCCTTCTACGGCTACAGGAAAAAAAGCCTCAACCTGAGCGGAGCCGTGCTTGGTTTTTTCGTGGGATTTGTGTTAACACTTAGCAATTTTTGCTTCCTAGCAACACTGTTTACATTCTTCATGTCTTCATCTAAAGCAACGAAATTTAGGCCACACTTAAAAAGGAAAATTGAGGAGGATTTCAAAGAAG GTGGCCAGAGGAACTGGATCCAAGTTTTGTGCAATGGTGGCATGGCAACACAGCTTGGGATACTTTACCTGATGGATGTTGGTGCTGCTGAGAAACCCATCGACTTTTTAAATTACTACAGAGCATCTTGGCTATCTATGGGAATCCTTG GTGTATTCTCCTGCTGTAACGGCGACACGTGGGCTTCCGAGCTTGGCACCGTTTTAGCCAAATCCGAGCCCTTCTTAATAACCTCCCTCAAACGAGTTCCACCCGGCACTAATGGTGGTGTCACTATCATAGGCACTTTGTTCAGTATAATTGGCGGCACTGTCATAGGAATATCGCAGTATCTGGCGATTCTATATTTCTCTGACAAGGCGTCGTGGGAGAACGCGCCGCCCCAGTGgcctattattttatttggagcCTTAGCTGGATTTCTGGGCAGCTTAATTGATTCTCTTATGGGAGCGACCTTGCAATACTCGG GGTTAGACAAAGACGGAAAGATTGTTTCGCACTCCTCCAAAACAGTGAAGCATATAAGCGGCAGAAACATTCTGGACAACCACAGCGTAAACCTCATTACTACCGTAATCATGGGTCTACTTATGCCTACTATTAGTAAAACTTTATGGCCAATCATATGA
- the LOC134670291 gene encoding putative inorganic phosphate cotransporter — translation MSLDIEESPIINSDIDENVTSSNRNLIVEDREETTGWIKSRTVLGIMGFLGFANVYAMRVNLSVAIVAMINSTAPVPSTNDSTLDVCPAGIPDNSTVVPKTGDFNWSAEQQSIILGSFFYGYVLTQVPGGRIAELFGGKLVYGVGVLLTALFTILSPIAAYTDFKFFIAVRALEGLGEGVTYPAMHAMLARWIPPMERSKFAAYVYAGSNFGTVISLPISGWLCTLDWGGGWPLCFYLFGGLGVVWFIGWMFLVYDSPQSHPRICPKEIEYITQSIGPQEDKRGMAIPWMKFLTCVPLWAILIAQCGQSWLFYTQLTELPSYMNNILHFDIVSNARLSAIPYFTSWVAGIIISIFADWLLAKGFISRLNSMKLWNTVAAFIPAFGLLGIAWAGCDRTAVMLLLSITSAFGGAVYAGNQMNHIDLSPQFAGTMYGITNAASNLCGFLAPYAIGRIISSDQQTLGQWREVFYLAAAIDLGANLFYLFFASTEEQDWSLPESDDMTASAPVESIMYPES, via the exons ATGTCTTTGGATATAGAAGAAAGTCCAATAATTAACTCGGACATTGACGAAAATGTGACCAGCAGCAACCGAAACCTGATTGTGGAAGATCGAG AAGAAACAACAGGATGGATCAAAAGCCGCACAGTTCTCGGCATCATGGGCTTCCTGGGGTTCGCCAATGTGTACGCCATGAGAGTGAATCTCTCTGTGGCTATAGTGGCCATGATCAATTCCACGGCCCCGGTGCCGTCGACAAACGATTCCACGTTAGATGTATGCCCGGCTGGAATACCCGATAATAGTACAGTAGTACCA AAAACTGGCGACTTTAATTGGTCTGCTGAACAGCAGAGTATAATTCTAGGCTCTTTTTTCTATGGATATGTGCTGACACAG GTCCCCGGAGGCCGTATAGCCGAGCTATTCGGCGGTAAACTAGTATACGGTGTTGGCGTCCTATTGACAGCCCTATTCACCATCCTTAGCCCAATCGCCGCGTACACGGACTTCAAATTCTTCATCGCCGTAAGAGCGCTCGAGGGTTTGGGCGAAGGTGTGACCTATCCAGCTATGCACGCTATGCTTGCTCGGTGGATCCCGCCTATGGAGAGGTCGAAGTTTGCTGCGTATGTTTATGCAG GCTCAAACTTCGGCACAGTGATCTCACTACCCATATCGGGGTGGCTATGCACCCTTGACTGGGGCGGCGGGTGGCCGCTTTGTTTCTACCTATTTGGGGGTCTTGGAGTGGTCTGGTTCATCGGATGGATGTTCCTGGTCTATGACTCGCCGCAGAGCCATCCAAGAATATGTCCGAAGGAGATTGAGTATATTACGCAAAGTATAGGACCGCAA GAAGATAAAAGGGGTATGGCCATACCATGGATGAAGTTCCTGACCTGTGTTCCGCTGTGGGCTATTTTAATCGCACAATGCGGGCAGTCCTGGCTGTTCTACACGCAGCTGACAGAGCTGCCGAGCTACATGAACAATATACTACACTTCGACATAGTGTCT AATGCCAGGTTATCTGCAATCCCGTACTTCACGTCGTGGGTGGCCGGTATCATCATCAGTATCTTCGCCGACTGGCTGTTGGCCAAGGGATTCATCTCGCGGCTAAACAGCATGAAACTCTGGAACACAGTCG CCGCGTTCATCCCTGCGTTTGGGCTGCTGGGCATAGCCTGGGCGGGCTGCGACCGCACCGCTGTAATGCTGTTGCTTAGCATCACCTCCGCCTTCGGAGGCGCAGTCTACGCCG GTAATCAGATGAACCACATCGACCTGTCGCCTCAGTTCGCGGGCACGATGTATGGCATCACCAACGCAGCGAGTAATCTCTGCGGGTTCCTAGCGCCATATGCCATAGGTCGCATCATCAGTAGTGACCAG caaACGCTGGGCCAGTGGCGCGAAGTGTTCTACTTGGCTGCGGCCATTGACCTCGGGGCCAATCTCTTCTACTTATTCTTCGCTAGCACTGAGGAACAG GACTGGTCACTGCCGGAAAGCGACGACATGACCGCCTCGGCGCCCGTCGAGAGCATCATGTACCCCGAGTCGTAG